A window of Streptomyces broussonetiae genomic DNA:
CGCCACCGGCGCGTCCTCGATGCGGCGCGGCTGCGGAATGTCGACCTCCCACGTCCGGGCCACCCGGCCCGGACGGGAGGACAGCAGGACGACACGCTGCGCGAGCCGTACCGCCTCACGCACGTTGTGCGTCACGAACAGCACGGAGAGCCCGGTCTCCGACCAGATACGGGTCAGCTCGTCGTGCAGCACGTCGCGGGTGATGGCGTCCAGAGCCGCGAACGGCTCGTCCATCAGCAGCAGGTTGCTCTCCTGCGCCAGCGCGCGGGCCAGCGCCACACGCTGGCGCATGCCGCCGGACAGTTCGTGCACGCGCTTGCCGTACGCGCCGCCCAGCCGGACGAGTTCGAGCAGCTCCTCGGCCTTGCCGCGGCGTTCGGGCTTGGGAACGCCCCTGAGCTTGAGGGCGAGTTCGATGTTCTTGCCCGCGGTCAGCCACGGGAACAGAGCGTGCTCCTGGAACATCAGCGCCGGCCGGCCGTCCGTGGTGATGGACCCGGCGCTCGGCAGGTCGAGGCCCGCCACCAGGTTCAGCAGGGTGGACTTGCCGCAGCCCGAGGCCCCCAGGAGGGTGACGAACTCACCGGGCGCGACATCGAGGCTGATGTCGTCCAGGACGAGCTGCTGCCCGCCCGGTCCCGCGAAGGACTTCGAGACGTGCTCGAGGCGTGCGGCGTACTCGACCGACTCGGCGGCCTTGGCAAAGGTCGTGGCCATGGTCGTCACCTCCTGGGAAGTCATCGGGGAAGGGGGTCAGCCGGCGCCGAGACCGGCGGCGTCGACCGGGCTCGCACCCTCGGCCTTGAGCACCTTGTTGAGGATCGTCAGGTCGTAGATCCCCTTGAGGTCGGGCTTCGCCAGCAGACCGGCCTTGACCGCGTGCTGCGCCTCGGTGTCGAGGGTGGCGGCCAGCGGGTCGTCGGTGAACTGGACGGACTTCCACGCCGGGTCCAGGACCTTCGCCGGCAGCGGCTTGCCGGAGTCCTCCGCCAGCTGCTTGTTCGCCGCGGCCTTCGCCGCGTCGGAGTGGGTGTTGATCCACTTGTTGGCCTCGACCGAGGCCTTCAGCACGGCCTCGACCGCCTTGGGGTGCTCCTTGAGGAAGGCCTGGCGCACGATGATGTTCGTGATCACGAACTTCTTGTCCGGCCACAGGGAGGACTCGTCGAGCAGCACCTTGCCGCCCTCGGCGACCAGCTTGGACGCGGTCGGCTCCGGCACCCAGGCGCCGTCGACGGAGCCGGACTTGAAGGCGTCCGGCGTCACCTTGTTGTCGCTGCGGACGACCGTGACGTCGCCCTTGCCGCTTTCCGGGTCGACCTTCCAGCCCTGCTCGGCCGCCCAGTTGAGGAAGGCCACGTCCTGGGTGTTGCCCAGCTGCGGGGTGGCGATCCTCTTGCCCTTGACGTCCTTGAGGGAGGTGATCTTCTTCGGGTTCACGACCAGCTTCACCCCGCCGGACGCCGAACCACCGATGATCTTCAGGCTCTTGCCGTTCGACTTGGTGTAGCCGTTGATCGCGGGGGAGGGGCCGATCCAGCCGATGTCGATGGAGCCGGAGTTGAGGGCCTCGATCTCGGAGGGCCCGGCGTTGAAGGTCGCGTAGTCGGCCTTGGTGGCGCCCAGCTCCTTCTGGAAGAGGCCCTGCTGACGGCCGACCAGCGCGGTGGCGTGGGTCAGATTGCCGAAGTAGCCGATCTTCACGCTGTCGAGGCCGTCGATCTTCTTGGCCCCGGTGGCGATCTTGGCGGTGTCGTCGTTCTTGGCGTCGGAACCGTAACCGCAGGCGGCGAGGGTGAGCAGCGGGAGCGCGGCGAGCGCGGCTGTCCCGCGACGCAGAAGCTTGGAGCGGGTGGCAGGCACGGGAGGTCTTCCTCTCGTTGGCCCGGCGGTCACGGTCTTTCAGGTCGTGGCCGGGGGATCGGCAGGTCTTCGTCTACGGCGGTGGGGGGTGAGGGCGCGCATGCGGTGC
This region includes:
- a CDS encoding aliphatic sulfonate ABC transporter substrate-binding protein, with amino-acid sequence MPATRSKLLRRGTAALAALPLLTLAACGYGSDAKNDDTAKIATGAKKIDGLDSVKIGYFGNLTHATALVGRQQGLFQKELGATKADYATFNAGPSEIEALNSGSIDIGWIGPSPAINGYTKSNGKSLKIIGGSASGGVKLVVNPKKITSLKDVKGKRIATPQLGNTQDVAFLNWAAEQGWKVDPESGKGDVTVVRSDNKVTPDAFKSGSVDGAWVPEPTASKLVAEGGKVLLDESSLWPDKKFVITNIIVRQAFLKEHPKAVEAVLKASVEANKWINTHSDAAKAAANKQLAEDSGKPLPAKVLDPAWKSVQFTDDPLAATLDTEAQHAVKAGLLAKPDLKGIYDLTILNKVLKAEGASPVDAAGLGAG
- a CDS encoding ABC transporter ATP-binding protein, which encodes MATTFAKAAESVEYAARLEHVSKSFAGPGGQQLVLDDISLDVAPGEFVTLLGASGCGKSTLLNLVAGLDLPSAGSITTDGRPALMFQEHALFPWLTAGKNIELALKLRGVPKPERRGKAEELLELVRLGGAYGKRVHELSGGMRQRVALARALAQESNLLLMDEPFAALDAITRDVLHDELTRIWSETGLSVLFVTHNVREAVRLAQRVVLLSSRPGRVARTWEVDIPQPRRIEDAPVAELSLEITEVLRGEIRRHGQH